The DNA region CCGAGAGCCTGACGGAACAGGGCGTTGTGGGTGAACAGCTCCACGTAGTTGCCCAGTCCCACGAAGATGCCCCGCTGGGGCGCCGTGAATTTCCAGGACCACAGGGACAGCCAGGCGTTGTCCAGGGCGGGGTAGGCGAACACTCCCGAGATGACCAGCGCGGCCGGCGTGATCAGGAGGTAGGGCAGGGCCCGCTCCGCGGAGAGGCGCCGCCGCTCCCGCCCGGCGCGGGCCTGCCGGTGGATGCCGGAGTGTGGTTCCGCGATCACCGCTTGAGCAGCGGCTGGATCCGCTCGCACATGCGCGCCACGGCCCGCTCGGGGGCCTGGCGCCCGGCCAGCACCGTGGCGTGCTCCTCGAAGACGATGTCCTGGATCTTCGGCCACTCCGGGTGATGAGGCACGCTGACCGAGGCGGCGGCCGCCCGGCCCCAGTCCTGCGCGTGAGGGAACATCTTCTGCACGTCAGGGGAGGCGAAGGCCGAGGCCCGGGCCGGCCCGAATCCCCAGGCGCTGGCCATCCGGATCTGCGGTTCCTTGGCGGCCATCTCTTGCATGAACGCCCAGGCGGCGTCCTTGTTGCGGCTGTGCTTGTCGAGCATGTTGTACCAGAACGTCTTGAAGGTGCGGCCCGCGGGCACGCCGGCCGCGGTCGGCATGACGGTCCAGCCGACGTGGCCGCTGACCTTGGAGTTCTTGGGATCGTTGAACTGGGCGTAGTAGGTCGAGAAGGCGGCCGCCATGGCCAGGCGCCCCTGCTGGAACGCCCCGATCAGCTCGTCGCGGCCGAACGCCAGGAGATCCTTGGGGACGAGTCCCTCCTTGACCAGGTCCGCGTAGAGGCGGGCCGCCGCGACTCCAGCCGGGCCGTTGAGCGCGCAGCGAGCCTTGTTGTCCTCGAAGAGGTTGCCGCCCGCCGCGAAGTGGAACACCAGGAAGTCCTGGGCGCCGACGTTGGCCTCCTTGGCGCGGACGCCGAGGGCGTACGTCTCGGTATTTCCATCCCGCCGGAGACCCGCCGAGACCTTCCGGGCGGCGGTCAAGAGGTCGTCGAGCGTCCGGGGGACGGCGACCTGGTACCTGTCAAACAGGTCCTTGCGGTAGAAGAGCATGACCACCCCGCCCTGGAAGGGCATGCCGTAGGTCTTGCCGCCGACCCGAACGGCGTCGAACAAGGACGGGATGATGTCGCCGAACTCGTAGCTCGGGGGGAGCTTTCCGATCATCGGGTCGAGGGACTCGAGGTACTGCGCCATCTCGTCGGTGAAGTAGTTGTCCAGCACCGTGACCACATCGTAGCGACCGGTCCCGGCGATCCACTCGACCATCGCCTTCTCGTGGAGCTGGATGATCGGCTGGGTGACGACCTCGACCTGAATACCCGTGCGCTTGACGAACGCCGGGATGACCCCGTTCGGCCCTCCGGTGTTGCCGTAGACCGTGGGGTGGATGAGAAACGTGACCTTCTTGTCTTGTGCCTCTGCGGGTTCGGAGGCCATCAGCGGGAGGAAGAGGCCGAGGCACGCCGCGAGAATGCTCGTCCGGTACCGCATGTTCGTGCTCCCTCTGCGAGTTGGTTGTGGGCCGGGATCCGGGTGGGCGAGCCGAAGGCGAGGAGGCATGACGAGTCACCCG from Candidatus Methylomirabilota bacterium includes:
- a CDS encoding sugar ABC transporter substrate-binding protein, which gives rise to MRYRTSILAACLGLFLPLMASEPAEAQDKKVTFLIHPTVYGNTGGPNGVIPAFVKRTGIQVEVVTQPIIQLHEKAMVEWIAGTGRYDVVTVLDNYFTDEMAQYLESLDPMIGKLPPSYEFGDIIPSLFDAVRVGGKTYGMPFQGGVVMLFYRKDLFDRYQVAVPRTLDDLLTAARKVSAGLRRDGNTETYALGVRAKEANVGAQDFLVFHFAAGGNLFEDNKARCALNGPAGVAAARLYADLVKEGLVPKDLLAFGRDELIGAFQQGRLAMAAAFSTYYAQFNDPKNSKVSGHVGWTVMPTAAGVPAGRTFKTFWYNMLDKHSRNKDAAWAFMQEMAAKEPQIRMASAWGFGPARASAFASPDVQKMFPHAQDWGRAAAASVSVPHHPEWPKIQDIVFEEHATVLAGRQAPERAVARMCERIQPLLKR